A single region of the Pseudomonas sp. B21-023 genome encodes:
- a CDS encoding alpha/beta hydrolase produces the protein MSQPTVVLVHGFWGGAAHWGKVIVELARKGIKDVRAVELPLTSLADDAERTRKMVAQAPGEVLLVGHSYGGAVITEAGNAANVKGLVFIAAFAPDAGESPGGLTQQHPPIAVANLAPDSDGYLWIKADKFHESFCQDLSVDEAWVMAVTQKAPLASTFADTISDPAWKHRPSWYQISSQDHMIAPVNQQMMAARLQARKVITLDASHASLASRAGEVAALIEEALG, from the coding sequence ATGAGCCAGCCTACTGTCGTGCTTGTACACGGTTTTTGGGGCGGGGCCGCCCACTGGGGAAAGGTGATTGTCGAGCTGGCGCGCAAGGGCATCAAAGACGTGCGCGCCGTGGAGCTGCCTCTGACGTCCTTGGCCGACGATGCCGAGCGTACCCGCAAGATGGTGGCGCAGGCGCCAGGCGAGGTGCTGCTGGTAGGGCACTCTTATGGTGGGGCGGTAATCACCGAGGCCGGCAACGCCGCGAACGTGAAGGGACTGGTCTTTATCGCGGCCTTTGCCCCAGACGCGGGTGAAAGCCCTGGTGGGCTGACACAGCAGCATCCACCCATCGCGGTAGCGAACCTTGCGCCGGACAGCGATGGCTATCTGTGGATCAAGGCCGACAAGTTCCACGAAAGCTTTTGCCAGGATCTGTCGGTTGATGAGGCATGGGTCATGGCGGTGACGCAGAAGGCGCCGCTGGCGAGTACCTTCGCTGACACCATCAGCGACCCGGCCTGGAAGCACAGGCCCTCGTGGTATCAGATTTCCAGCCAGGACCACATGATCGCCCCGGTCAATCAGCAAATGATGGCCGCGCGCCTGCAGGCGCGCAAAGTCATCACCTTGGATGCCAGCCACGCGTCACTGGCTTCGCGGGCAGGTGAGGTGGCCGCGCTGATCGAAGAAGCGTTAGGGTAG
- a CDS encoding DUF1652 domain-containing protein, with protein sequence MNKMTFPNACQVMRWHFHPLGFEASMDAPRSMVARLFDRATGETLLAIAGIPCATIMHAADVERIIEAVEAEMETFDLLASPLRSVV encoded by the coding sequence ATGAACAAGATGACGTTCCCCAACGCCTGCCAGGTGATGCGTTGGCATTTTCATCCGTTGGGTTTCGAAGCCAGCATGGATGCCCCGCGCAGCATGGTCGCCCGGCTGTTCGACCGTGCCACCGGCGAAACCCTGCTGGCCATTGCCGGCATCCCCTGCGCAACCATCATGCACGCCGCCGATGTCGAGCGCATCATCGAGGCCGTGGAGGCCGAGATGGAAACCTTCGACCTGCTTGCCAGCCCTTTGCGCAGCGTGGTCTAG
- a CDS encoding ABC transporter substrate-binding protein produces the protein MSGRCLGLSVWLSCLLAVVPLRGFAADNCQHLTATGNPEYPPYLWRDPHNPAQLIGANADLLKQVAKDLGLVVDVMYVGPWSRAQEEVSSGRIDMLAGYFRTQARELLTDFISPPFLFNSSVVWVRKGEGFAYSDWSDLKGRRGGTLVNNSHGQAFDDYARAQLDLEAVPSVTQAFQKLLLKRSDYVIFEQYPGMALARALGKEKELEVLEPPVSSEGLYLALSHKSGCNQPALREALARKMRELVAGPLPEQLVAENLERWQRQQAGK, from the coding sequence ATGAGCGGACGTTGTCTGGGCCTGTCTGTGTGGTTGTCGTGCCTGCTGGCCGTGGTTCCACTGCGCGGCTTTGCCGCGGACAACTGCCAGCACCTCACCGCCACCGGCAACCCGGAGTACCCACCTTATCTCTGGCGCGACCCGCATAACCCCGCGCAACTGATCGGCGCCAATGCCGACTTGCTGAAGCAGGTGGCCAAGGACCTCGGCCTGGTGGTGGATGTGATGTATGTCGGGCCGTGGTCCAGGGCGCAGGAGGAAGTGAGCAGCGGGCGCATCGACATGCTGGCCGGCTACTTTCGCACCCAGGCGCGCGAACTGCTGACCGACTTCATCAGCCCGCCATTCCTGTTCAATTCCAGCGTGGTCTGGGTGCGCAAGGGCGAAGGCTTCGCCTACAGCGACTGGTCCGACCTGAAAGGGCGACGAGGCGGGACGCTGGTCAACAACAGCCATGGCCAGGCGTTCGACGACTACGCCCGGGCGCAGCTCGACCTCGAAGCGGTGCCCAGCGTTACCCAGGCTTTCCAGAAGCTGCTGCTCAAGCGCAGCGACTACGTGATCTTCGAGCAGTACCCCGGCATGGCCCTGGCGCGCGCGCTGGGCAAGGAAAAGGAACTGGAGGTACTTGAGCCGCCGGTGTCCAGCGAAGGGCTGTACCTGGCGCTATCGCACAAGTCGGGTTGCAACCAGCCGGCGCTGCGCGAAGCGCTGGCGCGCAAGATGCGGGAGCTGGTGGCGGGGCCCTTGCCCGAGCAGCTGGTGGCCGAGAACCTGGAGCGCTGGCAGCGTCAGCAGGCCGGCAAGTGA
- a CDS encoding pyridoxal phosphate-dependent aminotransferase: protein MRYSTLTQRIAGHAAAAWDIHYQALEQRRQGREIFLLSVGDPDFDTPAPVVEAAIASLHRGETHYSDVRGSLALRQAVARHSQQAIDAERVVVTAGAQCGLFATFQCLFEADDEVIVAEPMYVTYHTVFGACAARAVQVPVRPEQGFRLDPAAVARAITPRTRGLLLNSPHNPTGAAIGLADLKCLARLCEEHDLWLICDDVYQSLLYDGEAPNPLGLPGMAERCVSIGSLSKSHAMSGWRVGWVIGPPQFARHLGNLVMSMLFGLPEFVMQAACVALDQVGDEVRRMRGVYRARRDRVCASLEDCPGIHAHQPAGGMFVMLDVRGTGLSAQAFAQRLLNEEGVALLPGDGFGPSAAGHVRLGLVLEAQVLSQVCQRIRNCASRALAEQPGRDIDGEAQDRRIEHEAYQ, encoded by the coding sequence ATGCGGTATTCCACGCTCACCCAACGCATCGCCGGTCACGCAGCCGCGGCCTGGGATATTCACTACCAGGCCCTTGAGCAGCGCCGCCAGGGGCGCGAGATCTTCCTGCTGTCGGTGGGCGATCCAGACTTCGACACGCCAGCCCCGGTGGTCGAGGCCGCCATTGCCAGCCTGCATCGTGGCGAAACCCATTACAGCGATGTGCGCGGCAGCCTCGCCCTGCGCCAGGCGGTGGCGCGCCATAGCCAGCAGGCCATTGACGCCGAGCGGGTGGTGGTGACCGCCGGGGCTCAGTGCGGGCTGTTCGCGACCTTCCAGTGCCTGTTCGAGGCCGATGACGAGGTGATCGTCGCCGAGCCCATGTACGTCACCTATCACACGGTATTCGGTGCCTGCGCCGCGCGCGCCGTGCAGGTGCCGGTGCGGCCGGAGCAGGGGTTCCGCCTGGACCCAGCGGCCGTGGCCCGGGCGATCACGCCGCGTACTCGCGGGCTTCTGCTCAACAGCCCGCACAACCCCACGGGGGCGGCAATCGGCCTGGCCGATCTGAAGTGCCTGGCGCGGTTGTGCGAGGAACACGACCTGTGGCTGATCTGCGACGATGTCTACCAGTCACTGCTGTACGACGGCGAGGCACCGAATCCGCTGGGCCTGCCGGGCATGGCCGAGCGCTGCGTGTCGATCGGCAGCCTGTCCAAGTCCCACGCCATGAGTGGCTGGCGCGTCGGCTGGGTGATCGGGCCGCCGCAGTTCGCCCGGCACCTCGGCAACCTGGTGATGAGCATGCTGTTCGGCCTGCCGGAGTTCGTCATGCAGGCGGCCTGCGTGGCTCTGGATCAGGTTGGAGATGAGGTACGGCGGATGCGTGGGGTGTACCGGGCGCGGCGCGACCGGGTGTGTGCCTCGCTTGAGGACTGCCCCGGCATCCATGCGCATCAGCCAGCCGGGGGCATGTTCGTGATGCTCGATGTCCGTGGCACCGGGCTCAGCGCCCAGGCGTTCGCCCAGCGTCTGTTGAACGAAGAGGGCGTGGCGCTGTTGCCGGGTGATGGTTTCGGGCCCAGCGCAGCGGGGCATGTGCGGCTGGGACTGGTGCTCGAGGCGCAGGTGCTGTCACAGGTATGCCAGCGCATCCGCAACTGTGCCTCACGCGCCCTGGCCGAGCAACCCGGCCGCGATATTGATGGTGAAGCCCAGGATCGCCGTATTGAACACGAAGCCTACCAGTGA
- a CDS encoding bifunctional diguanylate cyclase/phosphodiesterase: protein MLIGSYSSSLVLISLCVAILASYTALDLTGRIATAKGRAVYLWMGGGALAMGIGIWSMHFIGMLAFSLPIELGYDTLLTGLSLLIAVASSGFALWLVSQPKLPWLQLAFGALIMGTGIACMHYMGMAALRMQPGIDYDPTLFSASLAIAVGASAAALWIAFRLRQHTPYVRQIRGVAAVVMGVAIVGMHYTGMAAANFPAGSFCGALATGLAGDGLDYLVLITTLAVLAVALLTSVLDARLEARTAELARSLTLANQELTQLALHDTLTGLPNRTLLADRIDQAVGRVAEQGGCFALMFIDLDGFKPVNDAFGHHVGDLLLKAVAARLRGHLHSQDTLARIGGDEFVLLVELDEPDDAMNVAAKQVNLMARPFRVAEHDLQLSASLGIVLYPGNGLDQHELLRNADAAMYHAKSAGKNGYSFFDASMNSNARQQLQLLQDLRTALEHGQFRLHYQPKFDAVQRLPIGAEALLRWEHPQHGLMLPDRFIGLAEKTGLIIPIGEWVLGEACRQMRQWLDQGNEGWRIAVNLSAIQFCHAGLVDSVARALDVNDLPANRLTLEITETTAMRDADASLHVLQRLSDMGVDLSIDDFGTGYSSLMYLKRLPANELKIDRGFVRDLEQDSDDAAIVSAIVALGQALGLRIVAEGVETDRQQDFLTRLGCDSLQGYLLGQPVPPEQFMAGLQSLKARQAQVG from the coding sequence ATGCTGATCGGTAGCTACTCCTCCTCGCTGGTGTTGATCTCGCTGTGCGTGGCCATCCTTGCCTCTTACACGGCCCTGGACCTGACCGGGCGCATTGCCACGGCCAAGGGCCGGGCGGTGTACCTGTGGATGGGCGGCGGGGCATTGGCCATGGGTATTGGCATCTGGTCGATGCACTTCATCGGCATGCTGGCGTTCAGCCTGCCCATCGAGCTGGGTTACGACACTCTGCTGACTGGCCTGTCGTTGTTGATCGCGGTGGCTTCGTCGGGCTTCGCCCTGTGGCTGGTGAGCCAGCCGAAACTACCGTGGCTGCAACTGGCCTTCGGTGCCTTGATCATGGGCACCGGCATCGCCTGCATGCACTACATGGGCATGGCCGCACTGCGCATGCAGCCGGGCATCGACTACGACCCGACGCTGTTCAGCGCCTCCCTGGCCATTGCGGTGGGCGCTTCGGCGGCGGCGCTATGGATAGCCTTCCGCCTGCGCCAGCACACGCCCTATGTACGGCAGATCCGTGGCGTGGCGGCGGTGGTGATGGGGGTCGCCATCGTCGGCATGCACTACACCGGCATGGCGGCGGCCAACTTCCCGGCGGGCAGCTTCTGCGGCGCACTGGCCACGGGGCTCGCGGGCGACGGCCTGGATTACCTGGTGCTGATCACCACCCTGGCAGTGCTGGCGGTGGCCTTGCTGACTTCGGTGCTTGACGCTCGGCTGGAGGCGCGCACGGCGGAATTGGCGCGCTCGCTGACTCTGGCCAACCAGGAACTGACCCAGCTGGCCCTGCATGACACCCTGACCGGGCTGCCCAACCGCACGCTGCTGGCCGACCGTATCGACCAGGCCGTCGGCCGCGTGGCGGAGCAGGGCGGCTGCTTCGCGCTGATGTTTATCGACCTCGACGGCTTCAAGCCCGTCAACGATGCCTTCGGCCACCATGTTGGCGACCTGCTGCTCAAGGCGGTGGCGGCGCGTTTGCGCGGCCACCTGCACAGCCAGGACACCCTGGCGCGCATCGGCGGCGACGAATTCGTGCTGCTGGTGGAGCTGGACGAGCCGGACGACGCCATGAATGTCGCGGCCAAGCAGGTCAACCTGATGGCCAGGCCGTTCCGTGTGGCCGAACACGACCTGCAGCTGTCGGCGAGCTTGGGCATCGTGCTGTATCCCGGCAATGGCCTGGACCAGCACGAACTGCTGCGCAACGCCGACGCCGCCATGTACCACGCCAAGAGCGCCGGCAAGAACGGCTACAGCTTCTTCGATGCGTCCATGAACAGTAACGCGCGCCAGCAGCTGCAACTGCTGCAGGACCTGCGCACGGCCCTGGAGCACGGCCAGTTCCGCCTGCACTACCAGCCCAAGTTCGACGCCGTGCAGCGTCTGCCCATCGGTGCCGAGGCCTTGCTGCGCTGGGAGCACCCGCAACATGGGTTGATGCTGCCGGACCGTTTCATCGGCCTGGCGGAAAAGACCGGGCTGATCATCCCGATCGGCGAGTGGGTGCTGGGTGAAGCCTGCCGGCAGATGCGCCAGTGGCTGGATCAAGGTAATGAAGGGTGGCGGATCGCGGTCAACCTGTCGGCCATTCAGTTCTGCCACGCCGGGCTGGTCGACAGTGTGGCAAGGGCGCTGGATGTAAATGACCTGCCAGCCAATCGCCTGACCCTGGAAATCACCGAGACCACCGCCATGCGCGACGCCGACGCCAGCCTGCACGTACTGCAGCGCCTGTCGGACATGGGCGTGGACCTGTCCATTGATGATTTCGGCACCGGCTACTCAAGCCTGATGTACCTCAAGCGCCTGCCGGCCAACGAACTGAAGATCGACCGTGGCTTTGTGCGGGACCTGGAGCAGGACAGCGATGATGCGGCGATCGTCTCGGCCATCGTCGCCCTCGGCCAGGCACTGGGTCTGCGCATTGTCGCCGAAGGCGTGGAAACCGACCGCCAGCAGGACTTCCTCACCCGCCTGGGTTGCGATTCGCTGCAGGGTTATCTGCTCGGCCAGCCGGTGCCGCCGGAGCAGTTCATGGCAGGGCTCCAGTCGCTCAAGGCACGCCAGGCCCAGGTAGGCTAG
- a CDS encoding NnrS family protein, whose protein sequence is MLVQPITARPRQALWALGFRPFFLGGSLFALVALLLWAGVLVGAYALEPAGGMLAWHRHEMLFGFAVAIVAGFLLTAVQNWSGIPGLSGRPLQGLFLLWLLGRASWFLPLPAWLLVLMEGAFLPLVALALARPIIQRRLRNNYPIIGLVLLLAACQWLTLVGWLRDDPLWQRRGVLAGLWLVAAMMSVIGGRVIPFFTRRGLGNMSPAPARPWLDRACLLGSVALPLTYVFGLNDASHPLMAVLFAALAVLHGIRLVLWHDRGLWHVPLLWSLHLAYAWLIPACLGLALWHAGVPINPSLAAHALTVGAMTGLIVAMMARVSLGHTGRPLQVPHSMSWAFALIQLAALARVIVAPFTPLGLGLSVLFGSAALLLFLWHYLPILLRARVDGMPG, encoded by the coding sequence ATGCTCGTCCAGCCGATCACCGCCCGCCCCCGTCAGGCCCTCTGGGCCCTGGGTTTTCGACCCTTCTTCCTCGGCGGCAGCCTGTTCGCCCTGGTTGCCCTGCTGCTGTGGGCCGGCGTGCTGGTCGGCGCTTACGCGCTCGAGCCGGCCGGCGGAATGCTCGCCTGGCACCGCCACGAAATGCTGTTTGGCTTCGCTGTGGCCATCGTTGCCGGCTTCCTGCTCACGGCGGTGCAGAACTGGAGTGGCATCCCGGGTCTCAGTGGCCGACCGCTGCAGGGGCTGTTCCTGCTCTGGCTGCTGGGCCGGGCAAGTTGGTTCCTGCCCTTGCCCGCCTGGCTCCTGGTGCTGATGGAGGGCGCGTTCCTGCCCTTGGTGGCGCTGGCCCTGGCACGGCCGATCATCCAGCGTCGGCTGCGCAACAACTACCCCATCATCGGCCTGGTATTGCTCCTCGCGGCTTGCCAGTGGCTGACCCTTGTAGGCTGGCTGCGCGACGACCCGCTGTGGCAACGGCGAGGCGTGCTGGCCGGGCTGTGGCTGGTGGCGGCGATGATGAGCGTGATCGGCGGCCGGGTCATCCCGTTCTTCACCCGCCGCGGCCTGGGCAACATGAGCCCGGCACCGGCCCGGCCCTGGCTGGACCGCGCCTGCCTGCTGGGCAGCGTGGCGCTGCCGCTGACCTATGTGTTCGGGCTCAACGATGCATCACACCCCCTGATGGCCGTGCTGTTCGCCGCCCTGGCCGTGCTGCATGGTATACGCCTGGTGCTGTGGCACGACCGTGGTCTGTGGCATGTGCCGTTGCTGTGGTCGCTGCACCTGGCCTATGCCTGGCTGATTCCCGCCTGCCTGGGGTTGGCGCTGTGGCATGCCGGGGTGCCGATCAACCCTAGCCTGGCCGCCCATGCGCTGACGGTCGGCGCCATGACCGGGCTGATCGTGGCGATGATGGCGCGGGTCAGCCTGGGGCATACCGGGCGCCCTCTTCAGGTACCCCACAGCATGAGTTGGGCATTCGCGCTGATCCAGCTGGCGGCACTGGCCCGCGTGATCGTGGCGCCGTTCACGCCGCTGGGGCTGGGGTTGTCGGTATTGTTCGGCAGCGCGGCGCTGCTGCTGTTCCTCTGGCACTACCTGCCGATCCTCTTGCGTGCGCGGGTGGACGGCATGCCGGGCTAG
- the xerC gene encoding tyrosine recombinase XerC: MTDLLRNPLLQYLARLAPSSQLTMRYILQDAADRLGFADCDIAEVPWHRLEPGHVIALVAALRADGYAPNTSSLYVNAVRGVMNEAWRQGLIEHEQLLMIREVKPAGGSRLPPGRNLRRSLIRELMDVCAADPRPQGVRDAAILALLYGTGMRKSESVDVNLDQVDFQERSVQVLAKGNRQLVKYAPAWAFDKLQAWLDLRRQHLPAGERDDSFLFNRIRRGSHITRARITKHAIYYIARQRGAQVGAKIMPHDFRRAFITRVIEEHDLSIAQKLAHHANIQTTAAYDRRDDNERRRAVERFDY; encoded by the coding sequence GTGACCGACCTCCTGCGCAATCCGCTGCTGCAGTACCTCGCCCGGTTGGCCCCGTCCAGCCAGCTGACCATGCGCTACATCCTGCAGGACGCCGCCGACCGCCTGGGGTTTGCCGACTGCGATATCGCCGAGGTGCCCTGGCACCGCCTGGAACCCGGCCATGTGATCGCCCTGGTCGCGGCGCTGCGCGCCGATGGTTATGCGCCCAACACGTCGTCGTTGTACGTCAATGCCGTGCGTGGAGTGATGAACGAGGCCTGGCGCCAGGGTTTGATCGAGCACGAACAGTTGTTGATGATCCGCGAGGTCAAGCCAGCGGGCGGTAGCCGCCTGCCGCCGGGGCGCAATCTGCGGCGCAGCCTGATCCGCGAGCTGATGGACGTGTGCGCCGCCGACCCGCGTCCTCAGGGTGTGCGTGACGCGGCCATCCTGGCGTTGCTCTACGGCACCGGGATGCGCAAATCGGAATCGGTCGATGTGAACCTTGACCAGGTGGATTTCCAGGAGCGCAGCGTGCAAGTGCTGGCCAAGGGCAACCGTCAGCTGGTCAAGTACGCCCCGGCCTGGGCCTTCGACAAGCTGCAGGCCTGGCTCGACCTGCGCCGCCAGCACCTGCCGGCCGGCGAGCGCGACGACAGCTTCCTGTTCAATCGCATCCGCCGTGGCAGCCACATCACCCGCGCGCGCATCACCAAGCACGCGATCTACTACATCGCCCGCCAGCGCGGGGCACAGGTGGGGGCGAAGATCATGCCGCATGATTTTCGCCGGGCATTCATCACCCGGGTGATCGAGGAGCACGACCTGTCGATCGCGCAGAAGCTGGCGCACCACGCCAATATCCAGACCACGGCCGCTTATGACCGGCGCGATGACAACGAGCGGCGGCGGGCTGTGGAGCGGTTCGACTACTGA
- a CDS encoding efflux transporter outer membrane subunit — MNFAHTRIHRALRLLTQGRGSRLVSAGLCVAMLSACTLSPDYHRPEISTPAQFKQAQGWTQANPSDAIARGAWWELYGDKQLDALVEELNRSNQTVAQYEAQYRQAQALVRSSRAALFPSLNLTAGKNRSAQGTGSSSSSLSNNSSGIRNTYNAQLGVSWEIDLWGKLREAMNANEASADASLADMAAIRLSQQSELVQNYLQLRVIDAQKRLLDATVAAYERSLKMNENQYRAGVAGPDAVAQARTQLKSTQADLIDLAWQRAQYENAIAVLMGKAPADFALAATRDIPALPQVPVSLPSQLLERRPDIASAERKVMAANSNIGVSRAAYFPDLSLSMNGGYSSSSFNNWIELPNRYWSVGPQLALTLFDAGKRSAEVDRTVAVYDQTVAQYRQTVLDGFKEVENYLVQLKVYGDEAVVRQEALEAARESLRLTENQYKAGLIGYLDVVNVQTTALSSERSVLTLLQGRLVASVQLIAALGGGWDARTELAEQ; from the coding sequence ATGAACTTTGCCCACACCCGAATCCATCGTGCCCTCAGGCTGCTGACCCAAGGGCGCGGCTCGCGCCTGGTCAGCGCCGGGTTGTGCGTGGCCATGCTCAGCGCCTGTACCTTGAGTCCGGACTATCACCGCCCGGAGATCAGCACCCCGGCGCAGTTCAAGCAGGCCCAGGGCTGGACCCAGGCCAACCCGTCCGATGCCATCGCCCGCGGGGCTTGGTGGGAGCTGTATGGCGACAAACAGCTCGATGCCCTGGTGGAAGAGCTCAACCGCAGCAACCAGACGGTGGCGCAGTACGAGGCGCAGTACCGCCAGGCCCAGGCACTGGTGCGCAGCAGCCGCGCCGCGCTGTTCCCCTCGTTGAACCTCACCGCTGGCAAGAACCGTTCGGCCCAGGGCACCGGGAGCTCCAGCTCGAGCCTATCGAACAACAGTAGCGGCATCCGCAACACCTACAACGCGCAACTCGGCGTGAGCTGGGAAATCGACCTGTGGGGCAAGCTGCGTGAAGCCATGAACGCCAACGAAGCCAGTGCCGACGCCAGCTTGGCCGATATGGCGGCCATTCGCCTGAGCCAGCAGTCGGAACTGGTGCAGAATTACCTGCAACTGCGGGTGATCGACGCGCAGAAACGCTTGCTCGATGCCACGGTAGCGGCCTATGAGCGGTCATTGAAGATGAACGAGAACCAGTACCGCGCCGGGGTTGCCGGGCCAGATGCCGTAGCCCAGGCGCGTACCCAGCTCAAGAGCACCCAGGCCGACCTGATCGACCTGGCCTGGCAGCGCGCGCAGTATGAGAACGCCATTGCCGTGTTGATGGGCAAGGCACCGGCCGACTTCGCCCTGGCGGCGACCCGCGACATTCCGGCGTTGCCGCAGGTGCCGGTGTCGCTACCGTCGCAGTTGCTCGAGCGCAGGCCCGACATCGCCTCGGCCGAGCGCAAGGTCATGGCGGCCAACTCCAATATCGGCGTCTCCCGGGCAGCGTACTTCCCCGACCTGTCCCTGAGCATGAATGGCGGGTACTCCAGTAGCAGTTTCAACAACTGGATCGAGCTGCCCAACCGCTACTGGTCCGTCGGCCCGCAGTTGGCGTTGACGCTGTTCGATGCCGGCAAGCGCAGCGCCGAGGTGGACCGCACCGTGGCGGTGTACGACCAGACCGTGGCGCAGTACCGGCAGACGGTGCTGGATGGCTTCAAGGAGGTGGAGAACTACCTGGTGCAGCTCAAGGTGTACGGCGACGAAGCCGTTGTCCGGCAGGAAGCGCTCGAGGCGGCGCGGGAGTCGTTGCGCTTGACCGAGAACCAGTACAAGGCCGGGTTGATCGGTTACCTGGACGTGGTGAACGTGCAGACCACGGCGCTGAGCAGTGAACGCAGCGTGTTGACGCTGTTGCAGGGGCGGCTGGTGGCGAGCGTGCAGTTGATCGCGGCGCTGGGCGGTGGCTGGGATGCCCGGACGGAGTTGGCCGAGCAGTGA
- a CDS encoding type II secretion system F family protein gives MRYQLKALGSQGVVQLQVEAEDSDQARRQAEDQGLRVLSVRSQGLALRRRTTAFDLMLFSQELATLLGAGLPLIDALESLAEKAPGGATRKTLEQLVRQLYEGRSLSQALALQPRVFPTLYVALVQSSERTGALGDALTRYIGYRQRLDLVRQKLVGASVYPLLLLLVGGGVVLFLLGYVVPRFSLVFEGMGTELPWLSRVLMQIGLFLHAQQLPLGLGMLAGVGALVALRRHPAVRRGAGRLLRRLPALHQRLMMYELARFYRSLGILLQGGIPILTALGMARGLLGSTAAEGLEQASQRVAEGLPLSDALQAGQLVTPVSLRLLRAGEQSGNLGEMLERCADFHDQEIGRWVEWFVKLFEPLLMTFIGLLIGLIVILMYMPIFELASSIH, from the coding sequence ATGCGCTATCAGCTCAAGGCCCTGGGAAGCCAGGGCGTGGTGCAATTGCAGGTGGAGGCCGAGGACAGCGACCAGGCCCGGCGCCAGGCCGAGGACCAGGGGCTGCGCGTGCTCAGCGTGCGCAGCCAGGGCCTGGCCCTGCGACGGCGCACGACGGCGTTCGACCTGATGCTGTTCAGCCAGGAGCTGGCCACCTTGCTCGGTGCCGGCCTGCCGTTGATCGATGCCCTCGAGAGCCTGGCCGAGAAAGCCCCGGGCGGCGCCACGCGCAAGACCTTGGAGCAACTGGTGCGCCAGCTCTACGAGGGGCGCTCGCTGTCCCAGGCCCTGGCCCTGCAGCCGCGGGTATTCCCGACCCTGTACGTGGCCTTGGTGCAGTCCAGCGAACGCACCGGCGCCCTGGGCGACGCCCTCACCCGCTACATCGGCTATCGCCAGCGGCTGGATCTGGTCCGCCAGAAGCTGGTCGGTGCCTCGGTCTACCCGCTGCTGTTATTGCTGGTGGGCGGTGGCGTGGTGCTGTTCCTGCTGGGGTACGTGGTGCCACGCTTCAGCCTGGTGTTCGAGGGGATGGGCACCGAACTGCCGTGGCTGTCGCGGGTGCTGATGCAGATTGGCCTGTTCCTGCATGCCCAGCAACTGCCCCTGGGACTGGGCATGCTTGCCGGCGTCGGCGCCCTGGTCGCCCTGCGCCGCCACCCGGCCGTGCGCCGTGGCGCCGGCCGCTTGTTGCGCCGACTGCCCGCGCTGCACCAACGCCTGATGATGTACGAGCTGGCGCGCTTCTACCGTTCGCTGGGGATTCTGCTGCAAGGCGGCATCCCCATCCTCACCGCGCTAGGCATGGCCCGCGGCCTGCTGGGCAGCACCGCGGCCGAGGGCCTGGAGCAGGCCAGTCAACGGGTCGCCGAGGGCCTGCCGTTATCCGATGCGCTGCAGGCCGGCCAACTGGTGACCCCCGTCTCGCTGCGCCTGCTGCGTGCCGGCGAACAGTCGGGCAACCTGGGCGAGATGCTCGAGCGATGCGCGGATTTTCACGACCAGGAAATAGGGCGCTGGGTGGAGTGGTTCGTGAAGCTGTTCGAGCCATTGTTGATGACCTTTATCGGCCTGCTGATCGGGCTGATCGTGATCCTGATGTACATGCCGATCTTCGAGCTGGCATCGAGCATTCATTGA
- a CDS encoding DUF1345 domain-containing protein, with the protein MAFHHLTRTHPRLSIATLAGLLGGWLIPAGDTVQHILVGWNIGVWLYLAMVLWLSLRANAERVRKVARIEDENAGLVLITVCVSAIASLAAVTLQLVSSRGLEGSALALHYLYTGLTVAGSWLLIGCIFSLHYARLFYTGDRHEPPLRFADGERNPDYWDFHYFSFTINVAVQTSDIGVGGRAMRRVVLAHSLVGFVFNTAILGFTINIAAGLLGQGA; encoded by the coding sequence ATGGCCTTCCACCACCTCACCCGCACTCACCCACGCCTGAGTATCGCCACCCTGGCCGGCCTGCTCGGCGGCTGGCTTATCCCCGCCGGCGATACCGTGCAGCATATCCTCGTCGGCTGGAACATCGGCGTCTGGCTTTACCTGGCCATGGTCCTGTGGCTGAGCCTGCGGGCCAATGCCGAGCGGGTACGCAAGGTCGCCCGCATCGAAGATGAAAACGCCGGCCTGGTGCTGATCACCGTGTGCGTCTCGGCCATCGCCAGCCTGGCGGCGGTCACCCTGCAACTGGTGTCCAGCCGCGGCCTGGAAGGCAGTGCCCTGGCCTTGCACTACCTGTACACCGGGCTGACGGTGGCTGGTTCCTGGTTGTTGATCGGCTGCATCTTCAGCCTGCACTATGCCCGGCTGTTCTACACCGGTGACCGCCATGAGCCCCCGCTGCGCTTTGCCGATGGCGAGCGCAACCCGGACTACTGGGACTTTCACTACTTCTCGTTCACCATCAATGTCGCCGTGCAGACCTCCGACATCGGCGTCGGCGGACGGGCCATGCGTCGGGTGGTGCTGGCCCATTCACTGGTAGGCTTCGTGTTCAATACGGCGATCCTGGGCTTCACCATCAATATCGCGGCCGGGTTGCTCGGCCAGGGCGCGTGA